The genomic window CGCCGCCCCCGTAGCACGTGGCGCTGATGCCCGAGTTACTGCTGGGGGGGCAGGGGCCGCCCAACATGGCACTGTCCATCAGGTCGCTGTCGAAGATGGTTCTGTTGGGGGGCGCGCGCACCGACTCCCGGTTCAGCTCCAGCTGCTGCTCGGCGTCCCGCAGCTGGAGAGTGCAGGGGCCCTGGTAGGGCGGGGGCTCCTCCCCGTCCGACAGGGAGATGGTGGGCGGCAGGTCGATCTCATGCTGCAGGTACGGGTACGTGGGCTGGAAGCGGTGGAAGCGCGCCCGCTGGGCGAACGGGGGCACAGCCAGGCGGTCGGCGGGCCGAGGCGGAGCGTAGACCTGCGGCTGGAGGGGCAGAGCAGAGTGAGGGTCCCCCGGAAGCAGGGCCTGAGACCGTGATTTGGCTGCAAGGGACTCTGCTCTTTGGGAAAGGATGGGGGCGAAGGGGCTGAGCCTGGAGTCCAGCCCCGGCCTGATGGCCCGGGAGCCCTGGAGTATGAACATCATCACGGGGTTAAAACAGGGGCAGCCTTTGTCCTTGTGGGTCACAGATATGGTGGGCTGCTCCCTGGGGGTACAGAGCATATGATCCCGGGGCAGGGGGATCCCATCGCCAAGGACGGTTCTTCGAGAGGGTGGAGGTGTGAGCCTGTAGCAGCCACTCTTCCAGCAGTGGGAGCGCCGCCCACCTGGTGACGGGGACCTGCGGGGCGGGGGGCCTTCCGCGTCCACTACAGTAGCCTTGGGGGGCACGCCAAGAGGGGGAACAGAGGGCTGGGGTGATGGAGGGGAGGGAGCTCGGGGTCTCACCTCTGGGATTCCGCTGCCTGACACTGTGCTCTCCGAGGGCCAGAGGCATCCTTCCTGTATGGGGACGAAACAGACGGGGTCAGCAGGATGGACACAGGTGGGAGAGCAGAGGGTCGCCCGGCTTTGATTCTGAGACCTTCCAACTGGAATCAGATCTGGCACGATCCACTTCTCTCTATCCCCACCTGGCTGCCCCGGCTGGGGCCGTGGACGTTTCTCTCGGACACAACCACAGTTGCTTTGCCACCGATC from Equus asinus isolate D_3611 breed Donkey chromosome 15, EquAss-T2T_v2, whole genome shotgun sequence includes these protein-coding regions:
- the PMEPA1 gene encoding protein TMEPAI isoform X3, with translation MTGRQETQGEGRAELEFVEITIIVVVVMVMVVVITCLLSHYKLSARSFMGRHSQGRRRADALSSEGCLWPSESTVSGSGIPEPQVYAPPRPADRLAVPPFAQRARFHRFQPTYPYLQHEIDLPPTISLSDGEEPPPYQGPCTLQLRDAEQQLELNRESVRAPPNRTIFDSDLMDSAMLGGPCPPSSNSGISATCYGGGGRMEGPPPTYSEVIGHYPGSSSFQHQQSSGPHSLLEGTRLHHAHIAPLESTAAWSKEKDKQKGHPL
- the PMEPA1 gene encoding protein TMEPAI isoform X5 — translated: MVMVVVITCLLSHYKLSARSFMGRHSQGRRRADALSSEGCLWPSESTVSGSGIPEPQVYAPPRPADRLAVPPFAQRARFHRFQPTYPYLQHEIDLPPTISLSDGEEPPPYQGPCTLQLRDAEQQLELNRESVRAPPNRTIFDSDLMDSAMLGGPCPPSSNSGISATCYGGGGRMEGPPPTYSEVIGHYPGSSSFQHQQSSGPHSLLEGTRLHHAHIAPLESTAAWSKEKDKQKGHPL
- the PMEPA1 gene encoding protein TMEPAI isoform X4, with the translated sequence MCAAELEFVEITIIVVVVMVMVVVITCLLSHYKLSARSFMGRHSQGRRRADALSSEGCLWPSESTVSGSGIPEPQVYAPPRPADRLAVPPFAQRARFHRFQPTYPYLQHEIDLPPTISLSDGEEPPPYQGPCTLQLRDAEQQLELNRESVRAPPNRTIFDSDLMDSAMLGGPCPPSSNSGISATCYGGGGRMEGPPPTYSEVIGHYPGSSSFQHQQSSGPHSLLEGTRLHHAHIAPLESTAAWSKEKDKQKGHPL